From the genome of Paucidesulfovibrio gracilis DSM 16080:
AACCCGGTTTGCATACATTCTTTCCCGTATTCAGGGAAAAAAGATCATCCATGTGGGCTTTGCCGACCACAGCGCGGGCATGATCAAGGCCAAGCTCAAGGAAGGCAAGTGGCTGCACCAGGCCATGCTGGACGTGGCTGACCGCTGCATGGGCATTGACATCAACAGCGCGGCCACGGAGTTCGCCCGCACCGAGCTGGGCATCGCGGATCTGCATTGCGCAGACCTGTTGGAGGACGAAATCCCGGGCCTGGAGGAGGAAAACTGGGATTACATGATCCTGGGGGAAATTCTGGAGCATGTGGATGATCCGGTCCACTTTCTAAGCCGCATCCGCGAACGCTATGCCCAACGGGTGAAGCGTATGATCATCACCGTACCCAATGCCCTGTACTACAAAAATTTCAAGCTGGGCTGGAAGGGCATTGAGGAAATCAACACGGATCACCGCTATTGGTTCACCCCCTATACCCTGGCCAAGGTCATGACCCGGGCCGGGCTGCATGTGGAAGACCTCTGCTGCACGCAGGACTTTTCCTTGCCGTTTTCGCCCGACATTTCCTGGTTCATTTTGAAACACAAGCCCGTGCTCCGTTCCAAGGTCGTGGCCTGCGGCCTGCTGGCCTGAGCCGAAGAAACCGGCCATGCGCGTCGCCTGGGTCAATTCCACACGCAAATGGGGCGGGGTCAAAACCTGGTCCCTGACCTTTGCCCGTTGCCTGCACAAGCGGGGACACGAACAATTCGTCTGGGCCAGGCCCGGCGTTTTTTTGGAGCGCTGCCAGGAGGAGCTGGGCCATGGGCAGGCCGTGTCCTTTGGTCCGGATTACAATCCATTGGCCATTGCCCGGTTTGCGGCCGCGTTTCGCGCCCGGGGCATCGACGTGCTCATCACCAACGTGGGCAAGGATTTGAACACCGCGGGCATTGCGGCACGGCTTTTGGGCATTCCCGTGGTGCAGCGCATCGGCCTACCCAAGGACATTGCGCTCAAGCCGCGCACCAGGCGTCTGCATGAATGGATCCGACCCGCGTTTCTCTGCCCGTGTCGATTCATTGCCGACGGTTTTCTGCGCGTTTTGCCGTATGTTCGGCCTGAAGACGTGCACGTGATCCTCAACGGCAAGATTCCCTCCCCGGCCTGTCCGCCGCCGCACACGCCCCGCCGCCTGGTCATGACGGCCCAGCTCATCGGCACCAAACGGCACGAAGTGGTGCTGGAGGCGCTCCGCAAAGTTCAAGCGCCGGGCATCCTGGAAATCGTAGGGACCGGGGACCGCGACGCCCAATTGCGTACCCTGGCCCGCACCCTGGGCGTGGAGGAACGCGTCCGCTTCA
Proteins encoded in this window:
- a CDS encoding glycosyltransferase; this encodes MRVAWVNSTRKWGGVKTWSLTFARCLHKRGHEQFVWARPGVFLERCQEELGHGQAVSFGPDYNPLAIARFAAAFRARGIDVLITNVGKDLNTAGIAARLLGIPVVQRIGLPKDIALKPRTRRLHEWIRPAFLCPCRFIADGFLRVLPYVRPEDVHVILNGKIPSPACPPPHTPRRLVMTAQLIGTKRHEVVLEALRKVQAPGILEIVGTGDRDAQLRTLARTLGVEERVRFSGFQNDVESVLARSDIFVLASVSEGLPNTLLEAMACGLLPVSRDVGGVREVWPRELDPYLLPAQAGPDEFQAVLEAALTLPDHALQQAKEQARTACASGFHLEQQADILESWLARQAGL
- a CDS encoding class I SAM-dependent methyltransferase, translating into MFSAEDRKFLEGDSFKSGRKFRFGGKGQAETRFAYILSRIQGKKIIHVGFADHSAGMIKAKLKEGKWLHQAMLDVADRCMGIDINSAATEFARTELGIADLHCADLLEDEIPGLEEENWDYMILGEILEHVDDPVHFLSRIRERYAQRVKRMIITVPNALYYKNFKLGWKGIEEINTDHRYWFTPYTLAKVMTRAGLHVEDLCCTQDFSLPFSPDISWFILKHKPVLRSKVVACGLLA